In Paenibacillus sp. FSL M7-0420, a single genomic region encodes these proteins:
- the yabP gene encoding sporulation protein YabP, with translation MMEPTKVNKQHDLHMRSRKQIELTGVQNVESFDNEEFLLSTELGQLTIRGTHLHIKNLSLENGMLSLEGNVHSLIYLDPGAQGKNKGILRKLFK, from the coding sequence ATGATGGAGCCAACTAAAGTCAACAAACAGCATGATCTGCACATGCGCAGCCGTAAGCAGATTGAGCTGACAGGTGTGCAGAATGTGGAGAGCTTTGACAACGAGGAGTTTCTGCTAAGTACAGAACTCGGCCAATTGACCATTCGGGGGACTCATTTACATATCAAGAATCTAAGTCTGGAGAATGGAATGCTGTCCCTTGAAGGCAATGTTCATTCCCTGATTTATCTTGACCCCGGGGCGCAAGGCAAAAATAAAGGGATTCTCCGCAAGCTGTTTAAATGA
- the yabQ gene encoding spore cortex biosynthesis protein YabQ: protein MNPSVQWITLLYMILSGIAMGLAYDSYRVLSQKLRFPNWLNALLDLLYWIGAALLVFRMLYAGNQGQLRFYVVLGLFLGVWIYFLIFSITVQRFVVRLIQWVQYACRKLWRFITIVIGGPILWLWRLIKGTVLLFGRVLLYIFKLLLRLTKPIWVLPVRWASPYTSRFVHSARIVRITKWISGWRKR from the coding sequence ATGAATCCCTCCGTTCAATGGATCACCCTGCTCTATATGATTCTGTCCGGCATTGCCATGGGACTGGCCTATGACAGCTACCGGGTGCTGTCGCAGAAGCTGAGATTTCCCAATTGGCTGAATGCGCTGCTGGATTTGCTGTACTGGATAGGGGCGGCCCTGCTGGTCTTTCGCATGCTTTATGCCGGAAACCAGGGACAATTGAGGTTTTATGTCGTTCTTGGCCTCTTTCTAGGTGTATGGATCTATTTTTTGATCTTCAGTATTACGGTGCAGCGTTTTGTGGTAAGGTTAATTCAGTGGGTGCAGTATGCATGCAGGAAGCTATGGCGGTTCATTACCATAGTTATCGGAGGTCCGATTCTCTGGCTGTGGCGCCTGATTAAGGGAACAGTGCTGCTGTTCGGCCGGGTCCTTCTTTATATTTTTAAGCTGCTGCTGCGTCTAACCAAGCCAATCTGGGTACTTCCTGTAAGGTGGGCCTCTCCGTATACATCCCGGTTCGTTCATAGCGCCCGGATCGTGAGGATCACCAAGTGGATATCAGGGTGGCGGAAGCGCTGA